AGGATATAAAGATTGGTTCGATTATGGAGCACGAAACAATCCCCAAGCTAAAAGCAGCAGATCTAATTGACTAGCCAGCCCCGGAAATAAAAATAACCCCCGCAGTTTTAGCGGGGGTTATTTTTTATTTACTTGACCAATCTAACACATGTCGGCGGCGGGTCTTGCAATGATGTTGTCTCGATGTAAACCGGCTACATTTACTACTGGTATTACGATCGGTGTTTGGCCAGTCTGCTCGAATAAATACGCAGCCGTCATGTCCTTTAGGGCGTCTTTTAGCTGGTCAATACCTGCCCGTGACATACGTTTTGCTACAGGCAACCTACAAACCTTTTGTCGGAGACCATCCATAATCTTGGCGTTATCACGTATCGACAGATGACCGCGCGTAATAATGTCCGGGCTACTCGCCTGTCGTCCCGTCGTTCTGTCTAGCGTCACAATAACCACCACAAAACCGTCTTCTCGAAGAAGCAGCCGGTCTTTGGTGACAATCTCGGGCACGACACTTCCCGTCTGGTCTACCAGGAGCGCACCAGCCGTCACCCGGCCAGCCTTTCTTGGCACCTTTGTCTGGTCAAACTCGGTCACGTCGCCGTTATCAACCATAATAATAGTACGCTTGGGCAGACCTTGCAGTAGACCTACGTCTTTATGATATTTGCGGTTGAGCGCCCCGCCATAAATTGGCATGAGATAGTTCGGGCGTGTCAGTTGAATCATTTCGGCATGTTCATCTCGATTACCGTGTCCAGATACATGAAGCGGTCCGCAACCATCTATCTCGTGCGTTGGATGACGGAATAGCTTTGCACCAAGCGTTGTTACACTATCGCCAATCCGCTGGTAGCTTTGTTCGTTACCCGGAATTGGCGTGCTGCTAATGACGACGTTGTCACCCTTTTTCAGCTTGATATATTGGTGCTCGCCAATTGCCATCCGGCTTAGCGCCGCGCCTGGTTCGCCCTGGCCGCCAGTACAGATAATCACCAACTGGTCGTCAGGTATCTGCCCGGCTTCGCGCATACTAACTAACGTGTTCTTTGGTATTTTTAAATTGCCTAACCGCACTGCGAGCTCGGCAACCGTTGTCATACTGCGACCATCAAATGCCACTTTACGGCCAAAATGTGCCGCCGCCATTACAATCATCTGGATACGGTTCATGTTCGACGAAAATGTCGCGGCGATAATTCGCCCATGCACTTGGTCCATTAATTCGTAAAAGCTGTCCTGCAATGTTCGTTCGGTTGGCGTCCGTCCTGGCTTGGTTGTATTAGTGCTCTCGCTCATCAAGAGCAGCACGCCTTCGTCCCCCAGCTGCTTGAGCCTGATAATATCACTTGGCATAGCGTCAAGCGGCTCGGGATCAAGCCGAAAATCACCAGTGTTGATGACTCGGCCAACTGGCGTATCAACCACGATAGCCGAGCATTCCGGAATCGCGTGGGTGACACGGACAAGCTCAATTTTCAACTCTCCAAGGCTGACTCGTTCGTGTTTGTCCATATCGAGTGCCCTACAATTAGGCTGGAAATCGACGCCGTCTTCGTTAGCCTTTTCAAACTGGGTTTGTACCATGCCAATCGTAAACCGGCTGCCGAATATCGGAGCTGGGAACTTTGGCACGATATGGGTGAGGCCGCCAATGTGGTCTAGGTGGCCGTGACTAATAACATATCCGCGGATTTTGTGGCGAATAGATTCTAGGTATTCTGTTACCGGAATGGCATAGTTAATGCCAGGCAAATCAATCCCTAGTTCAAACCCGCAGTCCAGAATCAGTGCATCGTTTCCGTACTCTAGTACGATCATATTCTTTTCACCAATTCCCTGCTGGCCGCCCAGCGGGATAATCCGTAGTCCGCCTGGGGTTGCCGACGCGTTAACGGTTTTGGTTGTCCGGTAAGGCCTCACAAGGCGCTCCGCTTTGTCACTTTTACGGCGCGATGCATGCGTGACATCGTATTTATTTGTTTCTTTCATATAGTTTTTTCTCCGCGGTTTTTGCGGTACCAAAACAAGCATTTTGGCGTTTAATAATAAAGATTAGCGCAAGTGTTCTTGGCCAAATGTGACAAGATTTACCATAAATCTGGTCTGATTTGTTCAAGAAGGGGGGAGCCCGTAACGAGCGTCTTAGTTACTTCATTATAGCACAACAATGAAAAATAGCAATGATTAGGTGAAAGGCAGAGCTTGCCCTTCACCTACATTACATCTGTTATTGAGCGTCTTTAAGACTCAAACTGAGACGGCCACGTTCGTCGATACCGGTCAGTTTTACCTTAACCATTTGACCTTCGTGCAGGACATCGGTCACCTGCTCAACACGCTCGTTTGAAAGCTGCGAAATATGAACCATACCATCGATACCGGGCATAATGTTTATGAATGCTCCAAAGTCCTTGATACTAACTACTTTACCGTCGTAGATTTTGCCGACTTCTGGCTCTTCGGTCAGGCTCTTAATCCAGGCAAGAGCTTTTTCGATCTTGGTTGTGTCTGCAGCAGCAACGGTTATGAGACCGTCGTCCTTGATATCAATTTGGGCACCGGTTTCGGCGGTAATTTTATTAATCACCTCACCACCCTTACCAATAACAGCTCCGATCTTATCTGGGTTAATTTTGATTTTCTCAATACGTGGAGCAAACGGACTAATGGCAGTACGCGGAGTAGCTAACGTAGAGATCATGTGTTCAAGAATGAACGCACGGCCAGGCTTAGCTTTTTCGAGCGCCTGACGAAGGATATCTACTGGCAGGCTGTGGAGTTTCATATCCATCTGCAAGGCTGTGATGCCGTTGGCTGTTCCGGTTACCTTAAAGTCCATATCACCGGCAAAATCTTCGGCGTCAGCAATATCACTGAGCACGTACGGCGTGTCGCCGTCCATCATCAGGCCCATAGCGATACCACTCACCGGTCGTTTAAGAGGTACGCCAGCATCCATAAGTGCAAGACAGCTGCTACATGTTGCAGCCATAGAGGTAGAGCCATTCTGGCTCATGATTTCGGTCACGCTACGAATAGCGTATGGAAATTCCTCTTCGCTTGGAAGCACTGGAATAAGTGCACGTTCTGCAAGATAGCCGTGACCGATTTCACGGCGACCAGGACTACCAAGACGACGAACTTCGCCTACTGTGTAGCCGGGCGCGTTGTAATGGTGCATATAGCGACGCTCGTAGTCATTCTGCTCCATCGTATCAACCATTTGTGCATAGCTAAGTGGTGCTAAGGTAACGATGTTCATGCCTTGAGTGACACCGCGGGTAAAGAGCGATGAGCCATGTGTACGAGGCAAGATACCCACTTCGCTTGAAAGTGTGCGAATTTCGTCGAGTTTACGACCATCAGGACGCGTACCATTCGCTACAATGCCCTTGCGGACATCTTTATGAAGAGCCATTGTAAAGGCTTCGTCGTATTCACCGCGAAGTGCCTGGTATTCGTCTTCACCAACTTTTTTGACCATGTCGTCATGGAACTGAGTGCGAAGCACTGAAATCATTTCGTTGCGTTCTGGGTATGGACGCTGGAGATCTTCACCAATCTTGCCTTCCATCCACTCGTCAACAACAGTCTGGATGGCGTCGTTTGGAAGCACGAGCTCATAGGTAAGTGGTTCAACTCCGACTTTTTCGATCAACTGACGCTGCAACGCGATTGCCGGCTGAAGTTTTTCGTGCGCCCAAGCGATTGCGTCTGTAACAACATCCTCACCTACTTCATTTGCGCCAGCCTCAACCATCGTAACGCCTTTTTCGATACCAGCAACCACAAGGTCAAGATCGCTTGCTTCGCGCTCATCACTCGTGGCAAATGCCTTGAACTCGCCATTTACGCGAGCAACACGCAGGCCAGCTACAGGACCATCAAATGGCGCACCCGTAAGCATAAGAGCTGTGGAAGCGGCGATCATCGCAATAGAATCAGGGCGGAATGCCGGATCCATAGAGAGAACACTTGCAACCACTTGGACTTCTTGGCGATACCCTTTTGGAAACAATGGACGAATCGGACGGTCAATTAAACGGCCAATAAGAATGGCTTCGTCGCTTGGACGGCCCTCACGCTTGATGAAACGGCTGCCACTGATTTTTCCGGCTGCATAAAATTTTTCTTCATAGTCCACGCTCAGTGGGAAGTAGTCCATGCCGCTAATGGGATTCTTGCCCACCATAGCCGTACCAAGTACAACAGTATCGCCATACTTTACTAGGACACTAGCAGATGTACGAAAACCGACACGGTTGACCTCTAGTGTAAGTGGCTGACCGCAGAGATCAGTGGTAACAGAGATAATCTCTTTACCGTTAGGGTTGATAGTAGACATGAATGTCCTCCTTTTTTAACTCGCCTATTAAAAGATAACGGCGAATAAGTAACGGGTGTGGCATTTCTTTGTTCAAAAAATATCGCATCCACCACTTACGTAACCGCTGCAGCGAGCTACCTCTATTATAGACTATCTGACCGAATGAATACAGGTATAATAAAATGGTACACACCTAAGGAGGAGATGACCGTGGACTGGCGCAAGCGCGCCGTCTGTCGGGATGAGGACCCTGAGCTTTTCTTTCCAATCGGCAAGAAAGGGCCCGCCGCCAAACAGACGGAAGAAGCCAAAGCAATTTGCCGTCGGTGTCCCGTCAGCGACCAATGTCTCGAGTGGGCACTCACAAGCGGCGAAGATACGGGTGTCTGGGGAGGACTGAGCGAAGACGAACGACGAGCATTGAAAAGCCGAAGAGCTAAGGCAAAGCGTCGCCAGAAGCCCCGTTCCTAACGTACAACGGTCTGAGCCCCACCGCAAAGGGACTCGTTTTTTCTAAGCCAATGTCTCGATAATATTTGTCAGACGTTTGCGTAGTCGATTAATACGCTCCTGCGGATCAATTTGTTCTCGAATTTGCGCACGTGAAAGCACGGCTGCACTCGTTTTGCCTCGAACATGCAAACTACATCGCAAATCTTCGCAACATAAAAATGATACTGAACGGATTGGTGAGGTCTGAAACGTAATAACTGCCGAGTGAG
This portion of the Candidatus Chromulinivoraceae bacterium genome encodes:
- a CDS encoding WhiB family transcriptional regulator, whose protein sequence is MDWRKRAVCRDEDPELFFPIGKKGPAAKQTEEAKAICRRCPVSDQCLEWALTSGEDTGVWGGLSEDERRALKSRRAKAKRRQKPRS
- the pnp gene encoding polyribonucleotide nucleotidyltransferase — its product is MSTINPNGKEIISVTTDLCGQPLTLEVNRVGFRTSASVLVKYGDTVVLGTAMVGKNPISGMDYFPLSVDYEEKFYAAGKISGSRFIKREGRPSDEAILIGRLIDRPIRPLFPKGYRQEVQVVASVLSMDPAFRPDSIAMIAASTALMLTGAPFDGPVAGLRVARVNGEFKAFATSDEREASDLDLVVAGIEKGVTMVEAGANEVGEDVVTDAIAWAHEKLQPAIALQRQLIEKVGVEPLTYELVLPNDAIQTVVDEWMEGKIGEDLQRPYPERNEMISVLRTQFHDDMVKKVGEDEYQALRGEYDEAFTMALHKDVRKGIVANGTRPDGRKLDEIRTLSSEVGILPRTHGSSLFTRGVTQGMNIVTLAPLSYAQMVDTMEQNDYERRYMHHYNAPGYTVGEVRRLGSPGRREIGHGYLAERALIPVLPSEEEFPYAIRSVTEIMSQNGSTSMAATCSSCLALMDAGVPLKRPVSGIAMGLMMDGDTPYVLSDIADAEDFAGDMDFKVTGTANGITALQMDMKLHSLPVDILRQALEKAKPGRAFILEHMISTLATPRTAISPFAPRIEKIKINPDKIGAVIGKGGEVINKITAETGAQIDIKDDGLITVAAADTTKIEKALAWIKSLTEEPEVGKIYDGKVVSIKDFGAFINIMPGIDGMVHISQLSNERVEQVTDVLHEGQMVKVKLTGIDERGRLSLSLKDAQ
- a CDS encoding ribonuclease J codes for the protein MKETNKYDVTHASRRKSDKAERLVRPYRTTKTVNASATPGGLRIIPLGGQQGIGEKNMIVLEYGNDALILDCGFELGIDLPGINYAIPVTEYLESIRHKIRGYVISHGHLDHIGGLTHIVPKFPAPIFGSRFTIGMVQTQFEKANEDGVDFQPNCRALDMDKHERVSLGELKIELVRVTHAIPECSAIVVDTPVGRVINTGDFRLDPEPLDAMPSDIIRLKQLGDEGVLLLMSESTNTTKPGRTPTERTLQDSFYELMDQVHGRIIAATFSSNMNRIQMIVMAAAHFGRKVAFDGRSMTTVAELAVRLGNLKIPKNTLVSMREAGQIPDDQLVIICTGGQGEPGAALSRMAIGEHQYIKLKKGDNVVISSTPIPGNEQSYQRIGDSVTTLGAKLFRHPTHEIDGCGPLHVSGHGNRDEHAEMIQLTRPNYLMPIYGGALNRKYHKDVGLLQGLPKRTIIMVDNGDVTEFDQTKVPRKAGRVTAGALLVDQTGSVVPEIVTKDRLLLREDGFVVVIVTLDRTTGRQASSPDIITRGHLSIRDNAKIMDGLRQKVCRLPVAKRMSRAGIDQLKDALKDMTAAYLFEQTGQTPIVIPVVNVAGLHRDNIIARPAADMC